DNA sequence from the Candidatus Atribacteria bacterium genome:
TTTTCTTTATTTAAGCAAGCATAAACTCCTATCTCGTGGTAAGTATTTAATTGGCAAGGTAGTTATTTAGTAAATCTTTAAGATAGCAAAAAAACAAATTAGTATTTCCAAAAAGGGATTTATTGTTTTATAATTTTTTGACATTGTGGACAGATAAATGAGCTTCTACCTTCTATCCTTACTACTTCTATCGCACATCCGCACTTTGCGCAAGGTTCTCCTTTTTGAGCATAAACCTGTAATTTTTTTGCGTATTTTCCTTTTTCGCCATCTGTATCTCGATAGGCTTCGTCAGCTACTGTACACCCCCGAAGCATAATCGCTTCTCCCAAAACCAATTTAATCTGTTGGTACAAATTTCCAACTTCCTTTTTGGTAAGAGAAGAAATTAATCGTAAAGGATGAATATTCGATCTATATAATACTTCATTGGCATAAATATTGCCTAACCCAGTGATAGATTCTTGTTTCATCAAAAAAGATTTTACCTTACTGTTTTTCTTTTCGTTTAATATTTTAATAAAAATTTCTTCGGTAAAACAATCCTCTAAAGGTTCAACCCCTAATTTAGCTATACTTTCTATATTGTTAATATTGGGAACTAAAAATATTTTTCCGAATCTTCTCACATCATTAAAAACTAACTGGGTTTCATCTGTAAAGGTAAAAATAATATGATTATGTTTGGATTTAATTT
Encoded proteins:
- the mutM gene encoding DNA-formamidopyrimidine glycosylase, producing the protein MPELPEVETIRTDLQQKIKNKQIKDVIINTSKIIKKPSLEEFINKIKNKKIKKVDRRGKYIIICLSSEDKLVIHLGMTGMLIYPYTAQITEKEIKSKHNHIIFTFTDETQLVFNDVRRFGKIFLVPNINNIESIAKLGVEPLEDCFTEEIFIKILNEKKNSKVKSFLMKQESITGLGNIYANEVLYRSNIHPLRLISSLTKKEVGNLYQQIKLVLGEAIMLRGCTVADEAYRDTDGEKGKYAKKLQVYAQKGEPCAKCGCAIEVVRIEGRSSFICPQCQKIIKQ